TTGTGCATCACAACGCTCACGACACCACGCGTAGAAAGTTGCTGCAGCTACAAGCGATTTACAACATGCACGTCATGAGGAAAGATTGCATAGCTCTTCACTGTTTGCCCTTTAAAGGTGTGCTTTTCAAAAAGTCTCTGTCAAAGCACTGGAGTCAGAGAAGCCCTGTTGTGTGTCCACATGTCCACAGGAGACGTCCGACCTCAGAGACGCTCTCCTGGATCAGATCTGCTTGTCCTTGCTCAGAATTTAACGAAGAGAAAAGTTTCATGCACAAACTGTTGATCTGTATTCACCAGAGACCAGACCTGAGTCCGGCCTCGTTTCCTGCTGAAGGACGTCTGGAGGACGTCTGGAGGACGTCTCTCCACAGGTGATAGAGAGGACAGGCACTGAGGGGGGGTGAGGCATCTCTCCTCTGTAGCATCATATTCGTATGTGAAAgttgctgcagagagaagatgacACGTGATGTTAGATCCAGAgcccccctcaccccctcaccccctcacctccctcaccccctcacctcctcacctcctcaccccccctcacctccctcaccccctcaccccctcaccccccctcacctccctcaccctctcacctccctcaccccctcaccccccctcacctccctcaccccctcacctccctcaccccctcacctcctcatccccctcagcctctcacctccctcaccccctcaccccccctcacctccctcaccctctcacctccctcaccccctcaccccccctcacctccctcaccccctcaccccctcagcCTCTCACCCCCTCagccccctcaccccctcaccccctcacctccctcaccccctcacctccctcaccccctcatcccctcatccccctcaccccctcaccccctcagcCTCTCACCCCCTCagccccctcaccccctcatcCCCCTCAGCCCCtcaccccccaacccccctcaccccctcagcCCCtcaccccccaacccccctcacctccctcagcccctcaccccctcacccccctcagcccctcaccccctcagccccctcaccccctcatcCCCCTCAGCCCCTCACCCCCaacccccctcaccccctcagcctctcaccccctcaccccctcagcCCCTCatccccctcaccccctcacctccctcagcCCCTCACCCCCCAACCTCCCTCACCCCCTaacccccctcaccccctcacccccctcaccccctcagcCTCTCACCCCCTCATCCCCCTCAGCCCCCaacccccctcaccccctcacccccctcaccccctcagcCTCTCACCCCCTCAtccccctcacccccctcaccccctcagcCTCTCACCCCCTCATCCCCCTCAGCCCCTCATCCCCCTCAGCCCCCaacccccctcaccccctcatcCCCCTCAGCCCCTaacccccctcaccccctcaccccctcatcCCCCTCAGCCCCTaacccccctcaccccctcagcCCCTCACTCCCCCTGTCACAACAACTGAGTCACTGTTTcacttttatcatttttttagAAATCCACCTGTTCATGCTGACATCactatatttcatattttatatttcttgttACGACCTGTCCATGTTTAGCCTCCGCCCTCTTGTCCGAAAAGTCAGCAGGGAATGgctccccccccctgcctccccccccctgcctccccaCCCCTTGCGAgataatgacacacacacacacacacacacacacacacacacacacacacacaaactacacacactacacacacacacacacacacacacacacaccaaggagACTGTGACCTGCAGCGCACACGTTATCTCAcatggttgccatggcaacaagaGCCTCGTCTCCAGCTAATCTGTGGTTGAGTATGATGGACAGTTTTACGACtgaaccccccccaccaccccccacccctcagtTCTTTCTGCTTGGTTTGGGCGGAGGAATGAAAGTGTGCTGAATCGTCTGCAGTAAAACGAGTTTGATCGAGATGCTCTGTTGGTTCAGTGGTGAGGACTcagctgacccccccccccccccaacagacacacacacacacacacacacacacacacacacacacacacacacacacattgttactGATGAAAACTGCAGCTTTATAATAACGATCCCGACAAATGAGcgtcaaatgaaaaacaaccttCGTACCTGAGGAAGTCTGGAGCCTTCGAGATCATGTTCTCGAAATCGGCAAAGGACAGTTTCCTGTCTCCGTCGAGGTCGGCCTCCTCGATGGCTTTGTCACACACCAGCGTCACCTCCTCCGGCGTCAGCTCTCCTTTGGTCAGCTTGTTCAGAGTCTTCTCCAGGTCCTCCTTGCAGATGAAGTTGTCCCTGTTATAGTCTggagaagaggcagaagaagatGAGGGACCTTCCACAGTGACGTGAGACGCTCGGTCAGACAACATGTGCAGATTGTTACCGTAGATCTTGAAGGCGTAAATGTTCTTGAGTTCTCTGGGCGACGtttcacacagagcagagaacaTGTCCACAAAGTCATTGAAGCTCAGGTTCCCCTGTCCGTCCTCGGAGAACGTCTCCACGATTCTGTCTCTGAACGGATTCTCCtgtcagagcaaacacacacacacacacacacacacacacacacacacacacacacacacacacacacacacacacacacacaataacaattAATAAATCTGTTTAAGTTGTACGAATCTGgcaaacaatcaaataaactTCCTGTTTGACCTAAAATCAGCCTCATTTATAAACACTGACCCTGAGTGAAGTCGTACATGTGAACGTTGACACAAATTTTCTCGGTTCACATGTACAACAAAAGtaacgataataataatgtagATGCGTTAAacctctcgcctgaatgttttccacattttactgttgttgtgaacgagtcggacccggacaatctcctgctgcttcttcatatgtaaaagacaaaaacgccagaaaatgtccagagtcaAGTGTGTTTGATCTTTAAACAACGTTGATGCTGTGACGACTGAGTCTGAAACTGTTGTGTGACATTTGACGTCTTGTTGTGTGTAGAGGCTAATTCACacttctgcgtcgaagctacgTCCTCGGTACGcacgaagaaaagaaagacgtcgtCCTTGTttgttccttcaactcaattcaaataTGTCGCTGAAATGTGACGCTACCAAgaggaccaatcacagctcttgtgCTCTGCGTCGCCTCGACCTGTAGTTACAGTTTTGGGGAGGTGCATGTCAGGGTACAGCGTAGGACTCTGTGAAGGATACACGTCTACGACGTAGCTTCAACGCAGACGCATGAATTGGGTTCAAAACAGTCGTCATGTGAGAGGAGACCAGTGATTGGACCAAACgtgtttgaattaaaaacatgttgaaacacCAGCAGTGAACAGAATGCGTCTCTCAGACTCgtcagcaggtggcgctgtgggCGGACTGACAGCTCTACCTTCAGCTCAGGCATAGTGATGATGAGCGTCAGAGGAACTCTGATGTCGGGGTTGTTGGTGTAATCCAGAGGAACTAAGTGTGGAGCCAGTTCACGATATCTGCCATGTAACCTGCAGAGGACGGAGAGATCATGTGACACAACATACAACTGTTACATGAGTcagactgtcaaaataaaatgagcTGAACTGACTGtgatcagctcctgttctgtcacaataaaagcatctgAACTGACTGTGATCAGCTCCTGTtttgtcacaataaaagcatctgAACTGACTGtgatcagctcctgttctgtcacaataaaagcatctgAACTGACTGtgatcagctcctgttctgtcacaataaaagcatctgAACTGACTGtgatcagctcctgttctgtcacaataaaagcatctgAACTGACTGtgatcagctcctgttctgTCCACCAGCCTCCATCAGCCTCCCTCCAGTAACAGATGTAGTCGTCTCTgtggtgatggtgtttgtgagATTTGTGAGATGAACATGTTGATAACTTACCGCAGGATTTCTTTCCGGGTGAAGAAGGTGCAGTCCtataaacaaacatgtaaacaaacatgtaaacaaacatgtaaacaaacagatggaggtgatggagccACAGTGAGTCACAGAGCAGCTGATCCTCAGGGAGGGTCTTCTTTCACATCATCAGTCAACATCAGGATGTCGAGAGACTGgagctcagccaatcagacacTGTCTCTGCTAAAATGTTCTCATCTCTTGTGTTCTCTTCTAATCTGTGCTAATCTGCTCTGGTCTCTTCTGTTCTGTCCTAATCTATCATGTTCTAATCTAAACTGTTTTGTTCTAATCTGTTCTGTTGGAATATGTCCTGTTCTAATCTGGTCTCTAGTCTGTTAGGTTCTAATGTAATTTGTTCTGCTCTAATCCATTCCGTTCTCCTCTGTCCTATTCTAATCTGATTTGCTCTAATCTAATCTGTTATAATCTGTTTGGATCTCTAATCTATATCCTCTGACCAATCGTAGATTGTTATTTAGATGTTTCTCTGATTAGAtggatttgattgtgtttttggGACTGACCCGTGTTCAAATTGTAATCTATGTTATCTGTGTAATCtatataaaaactgtttaatcTGTGTAAACATGGTGTAatttgtgtaaacacagtgtaatATATCTAACTTTAACACGGTGTAATCTGTGTATTATatgtaaacacagtgtaatCTGTGTATTATatgtaaacacagtgtaatCTGTGTAATCTGTGTGAATTGTGTAATCTGTGTTTACATGGTGTAATTTATGTAATTTTATGTAATATATGTAAACACGGTGTGATCTGTGTAACTGGGTGTAGtctgtgtattgtgtgtgaaCACAGTGTAATCTGTGTAAACGCGGTGTAATCTATGTAATCTGTGTAAACTGTGTAATCTGTGTTTACATGGTGTAATTTATGTAATTTTATGTAATATATGTTAACACGGTGTAATCTGTCTAAACTGTGTAAACTCTGTGTTATCTGTGTAAACTGGGTGTAATCTaggtaatatatatataaacactgtGTAATCTGTGTTATCTGTGTAACCAAAGTGTAATCTATGTAATCTATGTAGTATATGTAAACACggtgtgatctgtgtgtgtagtctgtgtattgtgtgtgaaCACAGTGTAATATGTGTAAACTGGGTCTAATCTAATGCAGTCACCTGATAAGCCTCCAGCTGCTCGTCGGTGAAggttgtctgtttgtttcccatCGTGCTGGACTAATTGTCCCATCACACCGCTGCATCACACCGCTGCATCTCACTGGCCCCCCGCTGATCTCAGACCATCCATCAGCTGGTCCTCACACATCCGCTCCTGGTCTGGATCTAATCCTCCTGGTCTGGGTTTAATCCTCCTGGTCTGGGTTTAATCCTCCTGGTCTGGGTTTAATCCTCCTGTTCCAGGTGTTATCCTGGTCCGGGTATGAACCTGGTCCTGGTCCGGATGTGATCCTGGTGCTGGTCCGGATGTGATCCTGGTCCTGGTCCGCGTCCTGTTGTGATCCTGGTCGTGGTCCGGGTATGATCCTGGTCCTGGTCGTCTCggactctgagctgcagaggaggagatgcaggGAGCAGCCTGATGCGTTCAGGTGCTCATCGTAAAACATAACCTTCTATTCAAATATCTGCTTCAAACGGAAGAAAGTGGAATTCCCACTGAAATCACCTCCGTGGGTCACATTTACTTCATCATACATACCAGAcaattatatataaaactgaatttatcaATAGAGAGGGtcaaaaatcatgttttatggCGTCACGAAAGATTCCTGAGTGCTCCTGAAGGCAGCACAGAGGATGTGCCCgtcatttaatttctttgatttaaatttatttatttcatcttccTAAAGTTAAAGTCTTTAATTggctgaaattaaaatgattcatattttttatttcatatcgTTTTATGTATTCATGTATCTTCTCAGTCTGAGCTGTGATGATTTAACATGAAGTGGTTCTGAAAACGGATCCGCTTCAAATCCCTGAATCCTCAGCTACACGACAAGATAATACATATACAATGATATACACCAATatatacaaatgtacaaaatataaaaaacatttcaaataattgCACAATCCTACAAAAATATTATTGTAAAAAGATAGAAGGTAATGACGTCAGCCTGCAGGTGAAGACGTCATCCACTTCCGCTGTGCACCAAAGATCGTCTATTGTATCACAGGTGAATCACACCAACGTCCTGCGAATCaaaatcagtcattttaaaattaattcaGTGTTAAATTTCACATAAGAATGTAATATTTAGGatgaataatattaaataaagttgaCAGTGTATGAAcatcaaaatgacacaaactaAAATCTGAGCTCTGtcaataataatttgtttttaatccatTTAACCAGCGAT
This genomic stretch from Hippoglossus hippoglossus isolate fHipHip1 chromosome 3, fHipHip1.pri, whole genome shotgun sequence harbors:
- the LOC117752456 gene encoding calcium and integrin-binding family member 2-like isoform X3; the encoded protein is MGNKQTTFTDEQLEAYQDCTFFTRKEILRLHGRYRELAPHLVPLDYTNNPDIRVPLTLIITMPELKENPFRDRIVETFSEDGQGNLSFNDFVDMFSALCETSPRELKNIYAFKIYDYNRDNFICKEDLEKTLNKLTKGELTPEEVTLVCDKAIEEADLDGDRKLSFADFENMISKAPDFLSNFHIRI
- the LOC117752456 gene encoding calcium and integrin-binding family member 2-like isoform X2 produces the protein MQRCDGTISPARWETNRQPSPTSSWRLIRLHGRYRELAPHLVPLDYTNNPDIRVPLTLIITMPELKENPFRDRIVETFSEDGQGNLSFNDFVDMFSALCETSPRELKNIYAFKIYDYNRDNFICKEDLEKTLNKLTKGELTPEEVTLVCDKAIEEADLDGDRKLSFADFENMISKAPDFLRYEDRYYKAAVFISNNVCVCVCVCVCVCVCVCVCWGGGGVS
- the LOC117752456 gene encoding calcium and integrin-binding family member 2-like isoform X1 codes for the protein MGNKQTTFTDEQLEAYQDCTFFTRKEILRLHGRYRELAPHLVPLDYTNNPDIRVPLTLIITMPELKENPFRDRIVETFSEDGQGNLSFNDFVDMFSALCETSPRELKNIYAFKIYDYNRDNFICKEDLEKTLNKLTKGELTPEEVTLVCDKAIEEADLDGDRKLSFADFENMISKAPDFLRYEDRYYKAAVFISNNVCVCVCVCVCVCVCVCVCWGGGGVS